Proteins encoded by one window of Plasmodium falciparum 3D7 genome assembly, chromosome: 4:
- a CDS encoding transmembrane emp24 domain-containing protein, putative translates to MYHVTRSFVLFLILFIFFHVAGNFVLSNANTNNVNKNGSNKKNNANNNNMNKSGDKKKATKGKKGNANDNVNEFNFNFNDLLNEINNTTTNDNNNNNNDNNNDNNNNNNNNNNNYNGKNEINENNFNEEYNKLEKNFQMNAEDDDNNRGDINMDQFNEKKNNLNEDNNKMKPNANDYQYNENDADTDSEEDLTNIWNKNMQNFEPSTLLTFEIPSNSEEYLFEEVPEVNTYFRGVFYSNNETDDNIIEFLISDPDGQVIYKKEASEGIFYFYTKKVGIYTLTLKNNKWMGKKLTTVALGLGENPSLRSDHVKDFTNYIQRIVAETKKLKNEIKYLSSKHMRHIEKMKKITNKAFLYCFIKLFVLIVLSLFTIYYIKKLVSNKRVL, encoded by the coding sequence atgtatcATGTTACTCGCTCATTTGTGTTATTTTTAATcctgttcatttttttccacGTAGCAGGAAATTTTGTTTTGTCAAATGCTAACACTAATAATGTAAACAAAAATGGAtctaataaaaagaataacgcaaataataataatatgaacaagtCAGGTGACAAGAAAAAGGCGACTAAAGGAAAGAAAGGGAATGCAAATGATAATGTGAatgaatttaattttaattttaatgatcttttaaatgaaataaataatacaactactaatgataataataataataataatgataataataatgataataataataataataataataataataataattataatggtaagaatgaaataaatgaaaataattttaatgaagaatataataaattagaaaAGAATTTTCAGATGAATGCTGAAGacgatgataataatagaggagatataaatatggatcaatttaatgaaaagaaaaataatttaaatgaggataataataaaatgaaaccTAATGCAAATGATTAtcaatataatgaaaatgatgcTGACACAGATAGTGAAGAAGATTTGACAAATATatggaataaaaatatgcagAATTTTGAACCTTCTACTTTATTAACATTTGAAATTCCATCAAATTCTgaagaatatttatttgaagAAGTACCAGAAgttaatacatattttagaGGTGTATTTTATTCAAATAATGAAAcagatgataatattattgaatttttaatttctgaTCCAGATGGAcaagttatatataaaaaagaagctAGTGAAggtatcttttatttttataccaAAAAAGTTGGTATTTATACATTgacattaaaaaataataaatggaTGGGCAAAAAATTAACTACTGTTGCTTTAGGTTTAGGAGAAAACCCTTCATTGAGATCTGATCATGTTAAAGATTTcacaaattatatacaacGAATTGTTGCAGAAacaaagaaattaaaaaatgaaattaaatatttatcatcaAAACATATGAGACatattgaaaaaatgaaaaaaattaccaACAAAGCATTcttatattgttttataaaattattcgtATTAATAGTTTTGTCATTATTTactatatattacattaaaaAGTTAGTCTCAAATAAAAGGGTTCtataa
- a CDS encoding steroid dehydrogenase, putative, with the protein MNGFSSGYMRFIFFIGLLVILKNILYFFFWLFNYVKSKIVLKNLKSYGDTIIITGCTDGIGKSLTYSLINQNVNLLLISRNESELKNMKRDLLEKNKNYKGTIEYITFDYNANDFNTYKIIEAKIRSMDIGILINNVGVSYPYPLYFHEMEPQLIEQLVNVNLLSSYYMTKLVLPNMIKKKKGLILYTSSGVTSLKSCPLYTIYGSVKDAICSFANSLSVELKEYNIQVQCHVPLFIVTKLSKIKNPGIFVPTSDIYAKCAIQKMREGNVFSYKVISSPYLFHKLQIFFYNCFPKVIFDIVTLEFLKIVRLRALKKFKKRE; encoded by the exons ATGAATGGTTTTTCTTCAGGTTATATgagatttattttttttattggttTACTAGtaattttaaagaatattttgtatttctttttttggcTATTTAATTAT gtAAAATCCAAAATCGTTTTGAAAAATTTGAAAAGTTATGGAGATACAATCATTATAACTGGTTGTACAGATGGGATAGGAAAAAGTTTAACATATTCTCTAATAAATCAAAatgtaaatttattattgatTAGTAGGAACGAATCAGAATTGAAGAATATGAAGAGAGATTTATtagagaaaaataaaaattataaaggaACTATTGAATATATTACTTTTGATTATAATGCTAATGACTTTAATACGTACAAAATAATAGAGGCAAAAATAAGGTCTATGGATATAGGGATATTGATTAATAACGTGGGAGTATCTTATCCTTATCCTTta tatttTCATGAAATGGAGCCACAATTAATAGAACAGTTAGTCAACGTAAACTTACTTTCTTCGTATTATATGACCAAACTGGTTTTACCAa atatgataaaaaagaagaagggattaatattatatacgtCTAGTGGAGTAACGTCCTTGAAGTCTTGTCCCCTATATACAATTTATGGATCAGTGAAAGATGCCATTTGTTCTTTTGCCAATTCCTTAagt GTGGAGTTAAAAGAGTATAATATTCAAGTTCAGTGCCATGTTCCTCTTTTTATTGTTACAAAGTTGTCGAAAATAAAAAACCCAGGAATATTTGTTCCAACTTCTGATATCTATGCTAAATGTGCTATTCAAAAAATGAGAGAAGGTAATGTATTTTCCTACAAGGTAATATCTTCACCTTATTTATTCCATAAgttacaaatttttttttataattgtttTCCAAAAGTGATATTTGATATTGTTACTTTGGAATTTCTCAAGATTGTAAGATTAAGGgcattaaaaaaattcaagaaaagggaataa